A genome region from Brooklawnia propionicigenes includes the following:
- a CDS encoding winged helix DNA-binding domain-containing protein yields the protein MLEQRLATQHLTGAASTVAGYVSEALAVQSQDPGTARWSIGMRTGLDDAGVRASIDAGVIVRAHVLRPTWHYVHRDDLRWLQRLTGEKVASSMPARHRQLGVDHDLVDRGFEVLQRELAGRNHLTRKQLAPLLPATGAPHGQVVGHLLMLAELRGLICSGPLVGTEHSYALVDEVLEPDRAQFDAQDATRELVRRFFTWHGPASVRDLARWCTLTLGQIRAVIGDLGLTSISVDETELWYAPERAADGAGWDDGSGRAFLLPTFDEVFLSYLKPNFPRSRGHPAGDARVQFSEAGGGLVVIDATDAGTWKRSLTKARASVRLNIDGDLDPEAYRLVADETDRLTAFTGS from the coding sequence GTGCTCGAGCAGCGGTTGGCCACCCAGCATCTGACGGGAGCGGCCAGCACCGTTGCGGGCTACGTGAGCGAGGCCCTGGCCGTGCAGTCCCAGGATCCGGGGACAGCTCGCTGGTCGATCGGCATGCGCACCGGGCTGGACGATGCAGGGGTCCGGGCGTCGATCGACGCCGGGGTGATCGTCCGGGCCCATGTGCTGCGTCCGACCTGGCATTACGTCCATCGCGACGACCTGCGCTGGTTGCAGCGGCTGACCGGCGAGAAGGTGGCGTCCTCGATGCCGGCCAGGCATCGACAGCTCGGCGTGGACCACGATCTGGTGGATCGCGGGTTCGAGGTTCTGCAGCGCGAGCTCGCGGGCCGCAATCACCTCACCCGCAAGCAGCTGGCACCGCTGTTGCCGGCCACCGGGGCTCCGCACGGGCAGGTGGTGGGCCATCTGCTGATGCTGGCCGAACTGCGCGGGCTGATCTGTTCCGGGCCGCTGGTCGGTACCGAGCACAGCTACGCCCTGGTGGACGAGGTCCTCGAGCCTGATCGGGCGCAATTCGACGCGCAGGATGCCACCCGCGAGCTCGTCCGGCGATTCTTCACCTGGCATGGTCCGGCGAGCGTTCGTGATCTGGCGCGCTGGTGCACGCTGACACTCGGCCAGATCCGCGCGGTGATCGGAGACCTCGGATTGACCTCGATCAGCGTCGATGAGACCGAGCTGTGGTACGCGCCCGAGCGGGCCGCTGACGGTGCCGGGTGGGACGACGGCAGCGGCAGGGCATTTCTGCTGCCCACCTTCGACGAGGTCTTCCTGAGCTACCTCAAGCCGAACTTCCCGCGCAGTCGCGGGCACCCGGCTGGGGACGCCCGAGTGCAGTTCAGCGAGGCCGGGGGAGGCCTGGTGGTGATCGATGCCACCGATGCCGGCACCTGGAAGAGGAGCCTGACCAAGGCAAGAGCGAGCGTCCGGCTGAACATCGATGGCGACCTGGACCCCGAGGCCTACCGGCTGGTGGCCGATGAGACAGACCGTCTGACGGCATTCACCGGCAGCTGA
- the gatB gene encoding Asp-tRNA(Asn)/Glu-tRNA(Gln) amidotransferase subunit GatB, with protein MSVYASDELMDYDQALERFDVVLGLEVHVELSTASKMWCGCTTEFGGEPNTHTCPVCLGLPGSLPVVNKKAIESAIRIGLSLGCDIAGWSRFARKNYFYPDMPKDYQVSQYDEPLCVDGEVTVEVDGQEYVIPIERVHMEEDAGKNTHVGGAGRIQGAGHSLVDYNRAGVPLMEIVTRPVLGTGTKGPEVARAYMEYLREMMRALGVSEAKMERGNMRCDANISLMPKGSTRLGTRTETKNVNSLKSVEGALRYEICRQAAVLAAGGRVHQETRMWNEGGYTTAGRSKEQAEDYRYFPEPDLVPVAPSREWVEELRATLPEPPAQRRARLQAEWGFTDLEMRDINGVEGALDLIGATVEAGAPAAAARKWWVSELARRANEAGVALDEMGMAPTQVAALQALVDDGTLTDKLARQVIDGVLAGEGEPAEVVAARGLAVVSDDGALSAAVDAAIAANPAVAQKIRDGKVQAAGALIGAVMKAMRGQADAARVRELILDKLG; from the coding sequence ATGAGTGTGTACGCCAGCGATGAGCTGATGGACTACGACCAGGCGCTGGAGCGCTTCGATGTGGTGCTCGGCCTCGAAGTGCACGTCGAACTCAGCACCGCGTCCAAGATGTGGTGCGGCTGCACGACCGAGTTCGGCGGCGAGCCGAACACCCACACCTGTCCGGTCTGCCTGGGGCTGCCCGGCTCGCTGCCGGTGGTCAACAAGAAGGCGATCGAATCGGCGATCCGGATCGGGCTCAGCCTGGGCTGCGATATCGCCGGCTGGAGCCGGTTCGCCCGCAAGAACTACTTCTATCCCGACATGCCCAAGGACTACCAGGTCTCCCAGTACGACGAGCCGCTGTGCGTCGACGGCGAGGTCACCGTCGAGGTCGACGGCCAGGAGTACGTGATCCCGATCGAGCGGGTGCACATGGAAGAGGACGCCGGCAAGAACACCCACGTCGGTGGCGCGGGACGTATCCAGGGCGCCGGTCACTCGCTGGTCGACTACAACCGCGCTGGGGTCCCGCTGATGGAGATCGTCACCCGGCCGGTCCTCGGCACCGGGACGAAGGGTCCCGAAGTGGCGCGGGCGTACATGGAGTACCTACGCGAGATGATGCGCGCGCTGGGGGTTTCGGAAGCGAAGATGGAACGCGGCAATATGCGCTGCGACGCCAACATCTCGCTCATGCCGAAGGGCTCGACCCGGCTGGGCACCCGCACCGAGACGAAGAATGTGAACTCGCTGAAGTCGGTCGAGGGCGCGCTGCGCTACGAAATCTGCCGGCAGGCCGCGGTGCTGGCGGCCGGTGGCCGCGTGCACCAGGAAACCCGGATGTGGAATGAGGGTGGCTACACCACCGCCGGACGCTCGAAGGAACAGGCGGAGGACTACCGGTATTTCCCGGAGCCCGATCTGGTCCCGGTGGCGCCCAGCCGTGAATGGGTGGAAGAATTGCGCGCCACCCTGCCCGAGCCGCCGGCCCAGCGCCGGGCCCGGCTGCAGGCCGAATGGGGCTTCACCGACCTCGAGATGCGCGATATCAACGGCGTCGAAGGCGCGCTGGACCTCATCGGGGCCACCGTCGAAGCGGGTGCTCCGGCAGCGGCAGCCCGCAAGTGGTGGGTCAGCGAGCTGGCTCGCCGCGCGAACGAGGCGGGGGTGGCGCTGGACGAGATGGGTATGGCGCCCACCCAGGTCGCCGCGTTGCAGGCGCTGGTGGACGACGGCACCCTGACCGACAAGCTGGCCCGCCAGGTGATCGACGGTGTGCTGGCCGGTGAGGGTGAGCCGGCCGAGGTGGTGGCTGCCCGCGGGCTGGCCGTGGTGAGCGATGACGGGGCACTGTCTGCTGCGGTCGATGCCGCGATTGCGGCCAATCCCGCCGTGGCACAGAAGATCCGCGACGGCAAGGTGCAGGCCGCCGGCGCGCTGATCGGCGCGGTCATGAAGGCCATGAGGGGCCAGGCGGACGCCGCGCGTGTCCGCGAACTGATTCTCGACAAGCTCGGCTGA